The following proteins are encoded in a genomic region of Paenibacillus antri:
- a CDS encoding glycoside hydrolase family 43 protein → MDIKNPIIPGWYADPEARTYEGKHWIFATRSFTEYTQQMNLDAFSSEDLIHWDKHEGIIDMDAFPWIWRAVWAPTHIEHGGKYYLVFASNDIQSDNEIGGLEIAVADRPEGPYRGYLGKPLVDKFIHGAQPIDAHLFKDEDGTIYLYYGGWGHCNVARMNDEMTGFIPLTEDGGEVFLSITPEGYVEGPCMIKKDGLYYFMWSMGGWTNGTYRVAYGVSDNPFGPFENKSTILERQEPIAEGPGHHGYLHLPDSDEWFIVYHRRIIGDAEPGHRQLCIDRMRIGNGRIEPVVMT, encoded by the coding sequence TTGGACATAAAAAACCCGATTATACCTGGCTGGTACGCAGATCCTGAGGCTCGAACGTATGAAGGAAAACATTGGATATTCGCGACCCGATCGTTCACGGAGTATACGCAGCAGATGAATTTGGACGCGTTCAGTTCCGAGGATCTGATCCATTGGGACAAACACGAAGGGATCATCGACATGGACGCTTTTCCATGGATTTGGCGGGCGGTTTGGGCACCGACCCATATTGAGCACGGAGGCAAGTATTATCTAGTATTTGCATCGAACGATATTCAATCGGACAATGAAATCGGCGGGCTGGAGATCGCGGTTGCGGATCGCCCGGAAGGGCCGTACAGAGGCTATCTAGGCAAGCCGTTGGTAGATAAGTTTATTCACGGAGCGCAGCCGATCGACGCTCATCTGTTCAAAGACGAGGATGGTACGATCTATCTATATTATGGCGGATGGGGGCATTGCAACGTCGCCCGGATGAATGACGAGATGACCGGATTTATTCCATTGACGGAGGACGGCGGCGAAGTGTTCCTCTCCATTACGCCGGAGGGTTATGTGGAAGGACCTTGCATGATCAAGAAGGACGGACTGTATTACTTCATGTGGTCGATGGGGGGGTGGACGAACGGAACCTACCGTGTGGCATATGGCGTAAGCGACAACCCGTTCGGACCGTTCGAAAATAAGAGCACGATTCTGGAAAGGCAGGAGCCGATCGCGGAAGGCCCCGGACATCATGGCTATTTGCATTTGCCGGACTCTGACGAATGGTTTATCGTCTACCATCGCCGAATCATCGGAGACGCTGAGCCGGGCCACCGTCAGCTATGTATAGATCGCATGCGGATCGGCAACGGAAGGATCGAACCGGTAGTCATGACGTGA
- a CDS encoding mandelate racemase/muconate lactonizing enzyme family protein, whose protein sequence is MNPMYRDLSYLYLDPSLASDGQGGDAARLEEAANAPVLRVRIAEPVVIASIELLFNHGQYFVRTRSKDGAEGIAVASDRALYLHPLLRELIVPYFLGKDARELERLIDGVYGYENNYKLSGLAFWCCVSWVEASLLDLLGRIEGRPVGDLLGGVLRDEVPIYVASGNRGTTPEEEIEVLQGRMAATGARAVKFKIGGRMSRNADSLSGRSERLIALTRKTLGDEIAIHADGNGSYDPDFAIEYGHLLEEIGAFFYEEPCPFDHLEETLAVANALDIPLAFGEQETSLRRFRWVVEHDAAQVVQPDLQYNGGFIRTTRVARMAALKGIPVTPHISSGFGYAYMLHFASYIPNLGAFQELKSGVAETGGFFDPILEAKDGVMKTPRGPGLGLDEAVVRGMLRHAHTLR, encoded by the coding sequence ATGAATCCTATGTATCGGGACCTCTCCTATCTGTATCTGGACCCGTCGCTCGCGAGCGACGGGCAGGGGGGCGACGCGGCGCGGTTGGAGGAGGCGGCGAACGCCCCGGTGCTTCGCGTTCGGATCGCCGAGCCCGTCGTCATCGCTTCCATCGAGCTTCTGTTTAACCACGGACAGTACTTCGTTCGGACCCGCTCGAAGGACGGCGCCGAAGGGATCGCCGTCGCCAGCGACCGCGCCTTGTACCTGCATCCGCTGCTCCGGGAGCTTATCGTTCCTTACTTTCTCGGCAAAGACGCGCGGGAGCTGGAGCGACTGATCGACGGCGTATACGGGTATGAGAATAACTACAAGCTGTCCGGTCTCGCGTTCTGGTGCTGCGTCTCTTGGGTGGAAGCAAGCCTGTTGGATTTGCTCGGCCGGATCGAAGGGCGTCCGGTCGGCGATCTGCTGGGCGGCGTCCTTCGGGACGAAGTGCCGATCTATGTCGCCAGCGGGAATCGGGGGACGACGCCCGAGGAAGAGATCGAGGTGCTGCAGGGTCGAATGGCGGCGACCGGCGCCCGAGCCGTGAAGTTCAAAATCGGCGGTCGGATGAGCCGCAACGCGGACTCGTTGTCCGGCAGATCGGAGCGGCTGATCGCCTTGACGCGGAAGACGCTGGGCGACGAGATCGCCATCCACGCCGACGGGAACGGCTCCTACGACCCGGATTTCGCCATCGAATACGGCCATTTGCTCGAAGAGATCGGCGCCTTCTTCTATGAGGAGCCTTGTCCGTTCGACCATCTTGAGGAGACGCTCGCCGTCGCGAACGCGTTGGACATTCCGCTGGCGTTCGGCGAACAGGAGACGAGCCTTCGCCGGTTCCGCTGGGTCGTCGAGCACGATGCGGCGCAGGTGGTGCAACCGGATCTGCAATATAACGGCGGCTTTATCCGCACGACCCGCGTCGCCCGCATGGCGGCCCTTAAGGGCATCCCCGTCACGCCGCACATCTCGAGCGGCTTCGGGTACGCTTACATGCTCCACTTCGCCTCGTACATCCCGAATCTCGGCGCCTTCCAGGAGCTGAAATCGGGCGTCGCGGAAACCGGCGGCTTCTTCGATCCGATCTTGGAGGCGAAGGACGGCGTCATGAAGACGCCCCGCGGTCCCGGCCTCGGCCTGGACGAAGCCGTCGTCCGCGGGATGCTTCGGCACGCGCATACGTTGCGGTAG